The following coding sequences lie in one Liolophura sinensis isolate JHLJ2023 chromosome 4, CUHK_Ljap_v2, whole genome shotgun sequence genomic window:
- the LOC135464348 gene encoding innexin unc-9-like isoform X3: MLGAILGGSFSFKRLTGSKNDDWVDRLNHLWTVLLLVLFAIFVTTSQFAGEPIHCWVPAEFSGDWAAYTKSVCWISNTYYIPLKDTIPVDINERRDAEINYYQWIPLILLFMALMFKFPNLMWRMGNDGSGINLDKLITMSEGTQLGSPEDRDSTIKYIALYMDRWLETHREIRWNRLVRLRQKMSRYLFFVCAKKDGTYLTGYYMFIKVLYVINAIGQMFLLNAFLAMEYNLYGFEVISQLNHKGNLEGSPRFPRVTLCDFEIRQLQNLQRFTVQCVLPINLFNEKIFIFIWFWIVFVSVVTCANFIFWIYRIIFRQNRARYVKKYLRLLDEIAAGASDKPLCKKFADQYLRDDGIFVLRVVAKNSTNLVVADLILKLWRIFKDKPYNRKSIADTLSDHENANEKDSLA, translated from the exons AT GTTGGGGGCCATTTTGGGAGGCTCGTTCTCCTTTAAGAGGTTAACGGGAAGTAAAAACGATGACTGGGTGGACAGACTGAACCATTTATGGACCGTGCTACTGCTGGTCCTTTTCGCCATTTTCGTGACGACAAGCCAGTTTGCTGGCGAGCCGATCCACTGCTGGGTGCCGGCGGAGTTCTCAGGAGACTGGGCTGCCTATACCAAATCCGTCTGCTGGATTAGCAATACGTACTATATACCGCTGAAAGACACTATCCCTGTGGATATAAACGAGCGACGTGACGCGGAGATCAATTACTACCAGTGGATCCCACTGATCCTGCTCTTCATGGCCCTCATGTTTAAGTTCCCAAACCTCATGTGGCGCATGGGCAATGACGGCTCGGGTATCAACCTTGACAAACTGATCACTATGTCCGAAGGCACACAGCTGGGATCTCCAGAAGATCGGGACTCGACCATCAAATACATAGCGTTGTACATGGACCGCTGGCTAGAAACGCACAGAGAAATTCGTTGGAATAGGCTAGTGCGACTACGCCAAAAGATGTCCAGGTACCTGTTTTTCGTCTGCGCCAAGAAAGACGGCACCTACCTGACTGGCTACTATATGTTTATCAAGGTTCTGTACGTGATCAATGCCATCGGTCAGATGTTCCTCCTAAACGCTTTCTTAGCGATGGAGTACAATCTGTATGGGTTCGAGGTGATTTCCCAGCTGAACCACAAAGGAAACCTGGAAGGATCTCCACGTTTCCCAAGAGTTACTCTTTGTGATTTCGAGATTCGCCAGCTGCAGAATCTCCAGCGGTTTACGGTGCAATGTGTTCTTCCAATCAATCTGTTTAACGAGAAAATCTTCATATTTATCTGGTTTTGGATTGTGTTCGTGTCCGTGGTCACCTGCGCCAACTTCATCTTCTGGATCTACCGAATCATCTTCAGGCAGAATCGTGCTCGATACGTGAAAAAATACCTGCGCCTTCTAGACGAAATCGCCGCTGGTGCCTCGGACAAACCTCTGTGTAAGAAATTCGCCGACCAGTACCTCCGGGATGATGGTATCTTCGTGCTGCGGGTCGTCGCCAAGAATTCCACGAATTTGGTTGTCGCCGATTTGATTCTGAAACTGTGGAGAATTTTTAAGGATAAGCCATACAACAGGAAATCGATCGCCGACACACTCTCTGATCACGAAAACGCCAACGAGAAAGATTCATTGGCGTAA
- the LOC135464348 gene encoding innexin unc-9-like isoform X2, which yields MLGAILGGSFSFKRLTGSKNDDWVDRLNHLWTVLLLVLFAIFVTTSQFAGEPIHCWVPAEFSGDWAAYTKSVCWISNTYYIPLKDTIPVDINERRDAEINYYQWIPLILLFMALMFKFPNLMWRMGNDGSGINLDKLITMSEGTQLGSPEDRDSTIKYIALYMDRWLETHREIRWNRLVRLRQKMSRYLFFVCAKKDGTYLTGYYMFIKVLYVINAIGQMFLLNAFLAMEYNLYGFEVISQLNHKGNLEGSPRFPRVTLCDFEIRQLQNLQRFTVQCVLPINLFNEKIFIFIWFWIVFVSVVTCANFIFWIYRIIFRQNRARYVKKYLRLLDEIAAGASDKPLCKKFADQYLRDDGIFVLRVVAKNSTNLVVADLILKLWRIFKDKPYNRKSIADTLSDHENANEKDSLA from the coding sequence GTTGGGGGCCATTTTGGGAGGCTCGTTCTCCTTTAAGAGGTTAACGGGAAGTAAAAACGATGACTGGGTGGACAGACTGAACCATTTATGGACCGTGCTACTGCTGGTCCTTTTCGCCATTTTCGTGACGACAAGCCAGTTTGCTGGCGAGCCGATCCACTGCTGGGTGCCGGCGGAGTTCTCAGGAGACTGGGCTGCCTATACCAAATCCGTCTGCTGGATTAGCAATACGTACTATATACCGCTGAAAGACACTATCCCTGTGGATATAAACGAGCGACGTGACGCGGAGATCAATTACTACCAGTGGATCCCACTGATCCTGCTCTTCATGGCCCTCATGTTTAAGTTCCCAAACCTCATGTGGCGCATGGGCAATGACGGCTCGGGTATCAACCTTGACAAACTGATCACTATGTCCGAAGGCACACAGCTGGGATCTCCAGAAGATCGGGACTCGACCATCAAATACATAGCGTTGTACATGGACCGCTGGCTAGAAACGCACAGAGAAATTCGTTGGAATAGGCTAGTGCGACTACGCCAAAAGATGTCCAGGTACCTGTTTTTCGTCTGCGCCAAGAAAGACGGCACCTACCTGACTGGCTACTATATGTTTATCAAGGTTCTGTACGTGATCAATGCCATCGGTCAGATGTTCCTCCTAAACGCTTTCTTAGCGATGGAGTACAATCTGTATGGGTTCGAGGTGATTTCCCAGCTGAACCACAAAGGAAACCTGGAAGGATCTCCACGTTTCCCAAGAGTTACTCTTTGTGATTTCGAGATTCGCCAGCTGCAGAATCTCCAGCGGTTTACGGTGCAATGTGTTCTTCCAATCAATCTGTTTAACGAGAAAATCTTCATATTTATCTGGTTTTGGATTGTGTTCGTGTCCGTGGTCACCTGCGCCAACTTCATCTTCTGGATCTACCGAATCATCTTCAGGCAGAATCGTGCTCGATACGTGAAAAAATACCTGCGCCTTCTAGACGAAATCGCCGCTGGTGCCTCGGACAAACCTCTGTGTAAGAAATTCGCCGACCAGTACCTCCGGGATGATGGTATCTTCGTGCTGCGGGTCGTCGCCAAGAATTCCACGAATTTGGTTGTCGCCGATTTGATTCTGAAACTGTGGAGAATTTTTAAGGATAAGCCATACAACAGGAAATCGATCGCCGACACACTCTCTGATCACGAAAACGCCAACGAGAAAGATTCATTGGCGTAA
- the LOC135464348 gene encoding innexin unc-9-like isoform X1, with protein MGDGLLGAILGGSFSFKRLTGSKNDDWVDRLNHLWTVLLLVLFAIFVTTSQFAGEPIHCWVPAEFSGDWAAYTKSVCWISNTYYIPLKDTIPVDINERRDAEINYYQWIPLILLFMALMFKFPNLMWRMGNDGSGINLDKLITMSEGTQLGSPEDRDSTIKYIALYMDRWLETHREIRWNRLVRLRQKMSRYLFFVCAKKDGTYLTGYYMFIKVLYVINAIGQMFLLNAFLAMEYNLYGFEVISQLNHKGNLEGSPRFPRVTLCDFEIRQLQNLQRFTVQCVLPINLFNEKIFIFIWFWIVFVSVVTCANFIFWIYRIIFRQNRARYVKKYLRLLDEIAAGASDKPLCKKFADQYLRDDGIFVLRVVAKNSTNLVVADLILKLWRIFKDKPYNRKSIADTLSDHENANEKDSLA; from the coding sequence GTTGGGGGCCATTTTGGGAGGCTCGTTCTCCTTTAAGAGGTTAACGGGAAGTAAAAACGATGACTGGGTGGACAGACTGAACCATTTATGGACCGTGCTACTGCTGGTCCTTTTCGCCATTTTCGTGACGACAAGCCAGTTTGCTGGCGAGCCGATCCACTGCTGGGTGCCGGCGGAGTTCTCAGGAGACTGGGCTGCCTATACCAAATCCGTCTGCTGGATTAGCAATACGTACTATATACCGCTGAAAGACACTATCCCTGTGGATATAAACGAGCGACGTGACGCGGAGATCAATTACTACCAGTGGATCCCACTGATCCTGCTCTTCATGGCCCTCATGTTTAAGTTCCCAAACCTCATGTGGCGCATGGGCAATGACGGCTCGGGTATCAACCTTGACAAACTGATCACTATGTCCGAAGGCACACAGCTGGGATCTCCAGAAGATCGGGACTCGACCATCAAATACATAGCGTTGTACATGGACCGCTGGCTAGAAACGCACAGAGAAATTCGTTGGAATAGGCTAGTGCGACTACGCCAAAAGATGTCCAGGTACCTGTTTTTCGTCTGCGCCAAGAAAGACGGCACCTACCTGACTGGCTACTATATGTTTATCAAGGTTCTGTACGTGATCAATGCCATCGGTCAGATGTTCCTCCTAAACGCTTTCTTAGCGATGGAGTACAATCTGTATGGGTTCGAGGTGATTTCCCAGCTGAACCACAAAGGAAACCTGGAAGGATCTCCACGTTTCCCAAGAGTTACTCTTTGTGATTTCGAGATTCGCCAGCTGCAGAATCTCCAGCGGTTTACGGTGCAATGTGTTCTTCCAATCAATCTGTTTAACGAGAAAATCTTCATATTTATCTGGTTTTGGATTGTGTTCGTGTCCGTGGTCACCTGCGCCAACTTCATCTTCTGGATCTACCGAATCATCTTCAGGCAGAATCGTGCTCGATACGTGAAAAAATACCTGCGCCTTCTAGACGAAATCGCCGCTGGTGCCTCGGACAAACCTCTGTGTAAGAAATTCGCCGACCAGTACCTCCGGGATGATGGTATCTTCGTGCTGCGGGTCGTCGCCAAGAATTCCACGAATTTGGTTGTCGCCGATTTGATTCTGAAACTGTGGAGAATTTTTAAGGATAAGCCATACAACAGGAAATCGATCGCCGACACACTCTCTGATCACGAAAACGCCAACGAGAAAGATTCATTGGCGTAA